A genomic segment from Bubalus kerabau isolate K-KA32 ecotype Philippines breed swamp buffalo chromosome 14, PCC_UOA_SB_1v2, whole genome shotgun sequence encodes:
- the ANKRD46 gene encoding ankyrin repeat domain-containing protein 46, which yields MSYVFVNDSSQTNVPLLQACIDGDFNYSKRLLESGFDPNIRDSRGRTGLHLAAARGNVDICQLLHKFGADLLATDYQGNTALHLCGHVDTIQFLVSNGLKIDICNHQGATPLVLAKRRGVNKDVIRLLESLEEQEVKGFNRGTHSKLETMQTAESESAMESHSLLNPNLQQGEGVLSSFRTTWQEFVEDLGFWRVLLLIFVIALLSLGIAYYVSGVLPFVENQPELVH from the exons ATGTCCTACGTTTTTGTAAATGATTCTTCTCAGACTAATGTACCCTTGCTACAGGCCTGTATTGATGGAGACTTTAACTACTCCAAGAGGCTTTTGGAAAGTGGCTTTGACCCAAATATTCGTGACAGCAggggcagaacaggccttcaccTCGCAGCAGCCAGAGGGAATGTAGACATCTGCCAGTTGTTACATAAATTTGGTGCTGATCTCCTGGCCACTGATTATCAGGGAAACACAGCTCTTCATCTCTGTGGCCATGTGGATACTATTCAATTCTTGGTTTCCAATGGACTCAAAATTGATATTTG CAACCATCAAGGTGCTACACCCCTAGTTCTGGCAAAGCGCAGGGGAGTGAATAAAGATGTCATCCGATTGCTGGAATCGTTGGAAGAACAGGAGGTAAAAGGATTTAACAGAGGAACTCACTCAAAGCTAGAGACCATGCAGACAGCTGAGAGTGAAAG CGCCATGGAAAGCCATTCCCTCCTCAATCCCAACCTGCAGCAGGGGGAGGGGGTCCTGTCCAGCTTCCGCACCACGTGGCAGGAGTTTGTAGAGGATCTGGGCTTCTGGAGGGTGCTGCTCTTGATCTTTGTCATCGCTCTGCTGTCTCTTGGCATCGCCTACTATGTAAGTGGGGTGCTGCCCTTCGTGGAAAACCAGCCTGAACTGGTGCATTAG